A single genomic interval of Rhizobium leguminosarum bv. trifolii WSM1325 harbors:
- a CDS encoding transcriptional regulator, winged helix family (PFAM: transcriptional regulator domain protein~SMART: AAA ATPase~KEGG: mlo:mlr6681 transcriptional regulator), translating to MNIGGDVKAEELSFGPFRLSVGQRLLAKDGVPINLGARALDLLVALTLAPNVIVSKQDLISRVWPDVIVDEGSLRFHMTGLRKALGDGHDGARYITTIAGRGYCFVAPISRSGLLRQVSAELDFRYAILPGRPDRMVGREQDVLALTEKLMASRMVTIVGVGGVGKTTVATAVAHHLAPTFKGAVLFADYGMLSDPALVAAGIASMLGLSVSSSDVRPSLIAYLRDKQIMLILDTCEHLIDAIADLVAAIVEAAPQVFLLATSREALRIEAESVYRLDTLAFPPDDLELTTDTILAFPATRLFVERAAASGANLNLSDQDARVVASICRKLDGMALALELAARRVESYGLLQTAKLLDQHLTLGWAGSRNAPPRQRTLQATLDWSFGLLTDLERMVLRRLAVFVGDFTLDAALEVISTADMAPSAIFEALDNLVAKSLLATRPAGATMRYRLLDTTRAYALHAQTDEDRAGLNARHATYCQRWLEQFGPDWPTLSTGPERLPYFVSINNVRAALEWAFGEHGDIDVGIRLAAAAVPVFQVMSLFPECQRWSKRAVLALDEAFRGGVEEMHLQAGLGISRMYLQGGRETPQIALGRALHIAEDRGNTLDQLRILGPLHMFSLRIGDFNAALDYARRCSAIAATLDDAATVELAHFFLGNSLHFTGDLRHARTELEAATRSEHQPQRTPASYVGFEGKHLAGGILARNLWLQGYPEQADVQARQAISDAAKLDHSLTLCIALLGGIAVFLWRGDVPSAEEHIEWLVSRAGLHNLSPYVSVARGFEGELAIRRGQVKLGIETLRRCIEKLHASTYEVFTTMLELSLAKGLALIGEREEGMARINKTIELVERNGDLCYMPELLRVKAGLLSINSATDAEACLVSSLERSASMGAHAWELRAATDLAALMASDGRLREARVLLTPVCERFEEGMDTTDVMAADTLLQNLS from the coding sequence ATGAACATAGGCGGCGACGTTAAAGCGGAGGAGTTATCCTTCGGTCCGTTCCGTTTGAGTGTCGGCCAACGGCTTCTCGCGAAGGACGGGGTTCCGATAAACCTCGGGGCGCGTGCACTGGACTTGCTGGTCGCTCTCACCCTCGCTCCCAATGTCATCGTCAGCAAGCAAGACCTGATATCCCGCGTCTGGCCTGATGTCATCGTCGATGAAGGCAGCCTGCGTTTCCACATGACAGGCCTGAGGAAGGCGCTGGGCGACGGTCACGATGGAGCACGGTACATCACCACTATTGCCGGACGGGGCTATTGTTTCGTCGCGCCAATCTCACGATCCGGTCTCCTTCGACAAGTCTCCGCCGAACTCGATTTCCGTTACGCTATTCTGCCGGGCCGACCGGATCGCATGGTCGGCCGAGAGCAGGATGTTCTCGCGCTGACCGAAAAGCTGATGGCCTCGCGAATGGTCACCATTGTCGGCGTCGGCGGTGTCGGAAAGACGACCGTCGCCACGGCAGTTGCGCATCACCTCGCTCCCACATTCAAGGGAGCAGTCCTGTTTGCCGATTATGGCATGTTGAGCGATCCGGCTCTAGTCGCGGCCGGGATCGCGTCGATGCTTGGTTTGTCCGTCAGCTCCAGCGATGTACGTCCCAGTTTGATTGCCTACCTCCGCGACAAGCAAATCATGCTGATACTCGATACCTGCGAGCATCTGATTGATGCCATTGCCGATCTCGTGGCCGCCATTGTCGAAGCCGCCCCTCAGGTCTTTCTGCTGGCAACAAGTCGCGAGGCGTTAAGGATCGAGGCCGAAAGCGTCTACCGGCTAGATACCCTCGCTTTCCCCCCGGATGACCTGGAACTTACGACCGACACGATACTTGCCTTTCCAGCGACTCGGCTGTTCGTCGAACGGGCTGCGGCGAGCGGTGCCAATCTCAATCTCAGCGACCAGGATGCCCGCGTCGTCGCGAGTATTTGCCGAAAACTCGATGGTATGGCGCTTGCGTTAGAACTCGCCGCCAGACGCGTCGAGAGCTATGGCCTCCTTCAGACCGCCAAGCTGCTCGATCAGCATCTGACATTGGGATGGGCGGGATCGCGAAACGCACCGCCGCGACAAAGGACCCTACAGGCGACGCTCGACTGGAGCTTTGGACTTCTAACAGACCTGGAGCGCATGGTGCTCCGGCGGCTTGCCGTTTTTGTCGGCGACTTCACCCTCGACGCCGCGCTGGAGGTCATTTCCACAGCGGACATGGCGCCCTCGGCCATATTCGAGGCACTGGACAATCTGGTCGCCAAGTCTCTGCTCGCAACGCGGCCGGCAGGGGCGACGATGCGCTACCGCTTGCTGGATACGACACGTGCCTACGCGCTCCATGCGCAGACGGACGAGGACCGCGCCGGATTGAATGCGCGTCACGCGACCTATTGTCAGCGTTGGCTGGAGCAATTCGGACCGGATTGGCCGACGCTTTCTACGGGGCCTGAGCGATTACCGTATTTCGTGAGCATCAACAACGTGCGGGCGGCACTGGAATGGGCGTTCGGGGAGCATGGCGATATCGACGTCGGCATCAGGCTTGCGGCTGCTGCTGTACCTGTGTTCCAGGTGATGTCACTTTTCCCGGAGTGCCAGCGATGGTCGAAACGGGCGGTTCTTGCACTGGATGAGGCGTTCAGGGGAGGCGTCGAGGAAATGCACCTACAAGCCGGTCTGGGAATTTCCCGGATGTATCTGCAGGGAGGCCGCGAGACACCGCAGATCGCTCTTGGTCGCGCCCTCCATATTGCCGAGGACCGGGGGAACACGCTCGACCAGTTGCGCATACTAGGTCCGTTGCACATGTTCAGCCTTCGGATAGGAGATTTTAACGCCGCTCTTGATTATGCCCGGCGGTGTTCGGCAATCGCCGCCACTCTTGATGACGCCGCCACTGTCGAACTGGCGCACTTCTTCCTCGGCAATTCGCTGCACTTTACCGGTGATCTTCGCCACGCCCGCACCGAACTCGAAGCGGCTACAAGAAGCGAACATCAGCCACAACGAACACCTGCAAGCTACGTCGGCTTCGAGGGAAAGCATCTCGCTGGCGGAATTCTTGCACGGAACCTTTGGCTACAAGGCTACCCGGAGCAGGCCGACGTCCAAGCGCGACAGGCGATCAGCGATGCCGCTAAGTTGGATCACTCGCTGACACTCTGCATCGCACTGCTTGGAGGCATTGCAGTCTTCCTATGGCGGGGCGACGTGCCGAGTGCCGAGGAACACATTGAATGGCTGGTCTCCCGTGCGGGGCTACACAACCTGTCTCCCTACGTGTCGGTGGCTCGGGGTTTCGAAGGCGAACTGGCCATCCGTCGGGGACAGGTGAAGCTGGGGATCGAGACACTCAGACGATGCATCGAGAAGCTTCATGCATCCACCTACGAGGTGTTCACGACGATGCTGGAGCTGTCCCTTGCAAAAGGACTGGCACTGATCGGAGAGCGCGAGGAAGGGATGGCCCGGATCAACAAGACCATCGAACTTGTCGAGAGGAACGGCGACCTTTGCTATATGCCGGAGCTGCTGCGCGTGAAGGCAGGTTTGCTGTCGATCAATTCCGCAACCGACGCCGAGGCTTGCTTGGTCTCGTCTTTGGAAAGAAGTGCCAGCATGGGTGCACATGCCTGGGAGCTGCGGGCGGCAACCGATCTGGCCGCACTGATGGCCAGCGACGGTAGGTTACGCGAGGCTCGGGTACTGCTGACGCCAGTGTGTGAGAGATTTGAAGAGGGTATGGACACGACAGACGTGATGGCCGCAGACACACTACTACAAAACCTGTCATAA
- a CDS encoding OsmC family protein (PFAM: OsmC family protein~KEGG: mlo:mll6679 stress-induced protein), giving the protein MNNTMHLIYTAITETTGGRQNGIARSTDGVLDIRLSEPGSARIGTNPEQLMAAAWSASFASSMAKVARETGVNLPANVKIHAEVDLSSDDDQSILGVRLAIQLPGLERDVASSLIEESRRICPFSRATRGNVEVVFRIG; this is encoded by the coding sequence ATGAACAACACCATGCATCTGATCTACACGGCAATCACCGAAACGACAGGCGGGCGTCAGAACGGGATCGCCCGCAGCACCGACGGCGTGCTCGACATCAGGCTTTCAGAACCCGGTTCGGCCCGAATCGGCACCAATCCCGAACAGCTCATGGCTGCCGCCTGGTCGGCGAGCTTCGCAAGCTCCATGGCGAAGGTCGCCAGAGAGACCGGAGTGAACCTTCCCGCCAACGTCAAAATTCATGCCGAAGTCGATCTGTCATCGGACGACGATCAATCAATCCTCGGCGTTCGGCTCGCCATTCAACTTCCCGGTTTGGAAAGAGACGTCGCTTCCTCTTTGATCGAAGAGTCGCGGCGGATATGTCCTTTTTCCAGGGCTACACGGGGCAATGTCGAGGTCGTATTCAGGATCGGGTGA
- a CDS encoding Epoxide hydrolase domain protein (PFAM: Epoxide hydrolase domain protein; alpha/beta hydrolase fold~KEGG: bja:bll6264 putative hydrolase), whose protein sequence is MTAIKTDVIDEDRRRLLAAAASGIAALGIASLLPAGSTAATESDAIRPFRVNVPEADLADLRYRLAHTRLPEKETVSDFSQGVPLKTTKQLLDHWQNKYDWRKVEARINAVPNFITEIDGLDIHFIHVRSKHENALPLIVTHGWPGSIIEQLKIIGPLTDPTAYGGSASDAFHIVIPSMPGYGFSGKPDATGWGPERIATAWITLMRRLGYKQFVAQGGDWGAVVTDMIGVQAPPELLGIHTNMPGAIPNDINNASFVGAPAPAGLSDEEKASYHQLVSFYKNVYYAFLMGTRPQTLTGLSDSPIALATYMLDHDRASLAMIARSFDGQDEGVSPDDVLDNVTLFWLTNTGVSAARLYWENKLVFFASKGVKVPVAVSVFPDELYQTPRAWAEKAYPNLVHYNKLPKGGHFAAWEQPKLFTDEVRVGFRSLRKSG, encoded by the coding sequence ATGACCGCTATCAAGACTGACGTTATCGACGAGGATCGCCGTCGCCTTCTGGCTGCTGCAGCGTCCGGCATTGCTGCCCTGGGCATCGCAAGTTTGCTTCCCGCGGGTTCGACTGCCGCAACGGAATCCGATGCCATCCGCCCGTTCCGGGTGAACGTTCCAGAGGCTGATCTCGCCGACCTTCGCTATCGCCTTGCTCACACCCGCCTCCCCGAAAAGGAGACAGTCAGCGATTTCTCCCAGGGTGTACCGCTCAAAACCACCAAGCAGTTGCTCGATCACTGGCAGAACAAATACGACTGGCGCAAGGTCGAAGCCCGGATCAATGCCGTGCCGAATTTCATCACCGAGATCGATGGGCTGGACATCCATTTCATCCATGTTCGTTCCAAGCACGAGAACGCGCTTCCTCTGATCGTGACCCACGGATGGCCGGGCTCGATCATTGAGCAATTGAAGATCATCGGGCCGCTCACCGACCCGACAGCCTACGGTGGCAGTGCCTCGGATGCATTTCACATCGTCATCCCGTCGATGCCAGGATATGGCTTTTCCGGAAAGCCTGATGCGACCGGCTGGGGACCAGAACGGATAGCGACGGCATGGATCACTCTGATGCGGCGTCTGGGCTACAAGCAATTCGTTGCGCAAGGCGGCGATTGGGGCGCAGTCGTGACCGATATGATCGGTGTGCAGGCTCCTCCGGAATTGCTCGGCATCCATACCAACATGCCAGGAGCGATCCCCAACGACATCAACAACGCATCCTTTGTCGGAGCCCCTGCTCCAGCAGGGCTGTCGGACGAAGAAAAAGCCTCCTACCACCAGCTCGTCTCCTTCTACAAGAATGTCTACTACGCATTTCTGATGGGCACGCGTCCCCAGACCCTCACGGGCTTGTCGGACTCACCCATCGCACTCGCGACCTATATGCTCGATCATGACAGGGCGAGCCTGGCGATGATCGCACGATCATTCGACGGCCAGGATGAGGGTGTGAGCCCTGACGATGTCCTCGACAACGTGACGCTGTTTTGGCTGACAAATACCGGCGTATCCGCCGCGCGGCTCTATTGGGAGAACAAGCTCGTATTCTTCGCTTCGAAGGGCGTCAAGGTGCCGGTCGCAGTCAGCGTCTTCCCAGACGAACTCTACCAGACGCCCCGCGCCTGGGCCGAGAAGGCTTATCCAAACCTGGTTCACTACAACAAGCTTCCGAAGGGTGGACACTTTGCAGCATGGGAGCAGCCGAAGCTCTTCACAGACGAGGTCCGTGTCGGCTTTCGCAGCCTGCGGAAGTCCGGCTGA
- a CDS encoding OsmC family protein (PFAM: OsmC family protein~KEGG: bja:bll4012 organic hydroperoxide resistance protein) codes for MTSKVLFTGKTHNTNGRDGGARSADGFLDIKMKQPHPAAENLFGAAWSACYMGAIELVASRKQIKLPAGISVDAEIDLNNDDGNFFLSARLNVSVPGIDPVIARELLDAAHGICPYSKATHGNIDVVTNLI; via the coding sequence ATGACCTCCAAGGTTCTCTTCACTGGTAAGACACACAACACCAATGGCCGCGATGGCGGTGCTCGCAGCGCCGATGGCTTTCTGGACATCAAGATGAAGCAGCCGCATCCTGCCGCCGAAAACCTGTTCGGAGCCGCCTGGTCCGCCTGCTACATGGGAGCCATCGAACTGGTGGCCTCCAGAAAACAGATCAAGCTCCCTGCCGGGATATCAGTCGACGCTGAAATCGATCTGAACAATGACGATGGCAACTTCTTCCTCAGTGCCCGCCTCAATGTCAGCGTCCCCGGCATCGACCCGGTGATTGCTCGCGAGCTGCTCGATGCCGCCCACGGCATTTGCCCCTATTCGAAGGCAACGCACGGCAATATCGACGTCGTCACCAATCTCATCTAA
- a CDS encoding adenylate cyclase protein (KEGG: ret:RHE_CH02543 adenylate cyclase protein), which yields MFRFSTKRHAYHDFAELLDTTIYQPLPDEWLVGITDVVNSTSAVNAGRYKDVNYAGASAIAALGNAWNSFDFPFVFRGDGAAFAFHPDRLETATAALRQTVGHVRDVFQLDLRAGLVSEREIRAGGKDVRTARFSASETAIYSMFAGGGLNWADRQIKSGKYGIADNVTDTSANLSGLTCEWAPIPSRSGEILSLLVEPCDHSRSTMFAKLAKQIVAVFDTGERHSHPVPNDIVITQDVEDYLSGAAWADVVANSDYRRYDDVLRLTLDCTAEQIGVVEALLVRARNRGDIRFGLHRQSHALMTCLVPSGNKGSHLHFLDGMGGGYTKAAEMLEAQ from the coding sequence ATGTTCAGATTCAGCACTAAACGTCACGCCTATCATGATTTTGCCGAGTTGCTTGACACGACGATCTACCAGCCATTGCCTGACGAATGGCTTGTCGGGATTACGGATGTCGTGAACTCCACTTCTGCGGTGAATGCGGGACGCTACAAGGACGTCAATTACGCGGGCGCATCGGCCATCGCGGCATTGGGGAACGCCTGGAACAGCTTCGATTTCCCATTCGTGTTTCGAGGCGACGGTGCCGCGTTCGCCTTCCATCCCGACAGACTGGAAACAGCGACGGCGGCGCTCCGGCAGACCGTTGGACACGTCCGCGACGTCTTCCAGCTTGATCTCCGGGCTGGCCTGGTCTCGGAGAGAGAAATCCGTGCAGGGGGTAAAGATGTCCGTACTGCTCGATTCTCAGCATCCGAAACTGCTATCTATTCGATGTTTGCTGGCGGCGGACTTAACTGGGCTGATCGGCAGATCAAATCCGGAAAGTATGGGATCGCCGACAACGTCACGGACACCTCCGCGAACCTGAGCGGCCTGACTTGCGAATGGGCACCGATCCCCAGCCGGAGCGGCGAAATACTTTCCCTCCTCGTGGAACCCTGCGACCATTCGAGGTCCACGATGTTCGCGAAGCTTGCCAAGCAAATCGTGGCGGTTTTCGACACAGGAGAGCGACATTCCCACCCGGTACCTAACGACATCGTCATCACGCAGGACGTCGAAGACTATCTCAGCGGCGCAGCATGGGCCGATGTCGTCGCGAATTCGGACTATCGCAGATACGACGACGTTCTACGTTTGACGCTGGATTGCACGGCCGAACAGATCGGAGTGGTCGAAGCTCTGCTTGTCCGCGCCAGAAATCGTGGTGACATCAGGTTTGGGCTACACCGGCAGTCCCACGCGCTCATGACTTGCCTGGTACCTTCCGGCAACAAGGGCTCTCATCTTCATTTCCTCGACGGAATGGGCGGCGGATACACAAAGGCTGCTGAAATGCTGGAGGCTCAGTGA
- a CDS encoding argininosuccinate synthase (KEGG: rec:RHECIAT_CH0004207 argininosuccinate synthase protein~TIGRFAM: argininosuccinate synthase~PFAM: argininosuccinate synthase), whose translation MASYKDVKKVVLAYSGGLDTSIILKWLQTELGAEVVTFTADLGQGEELEPARKKAEMLGIKEIYIEDVREEFVRDFVFPMFRANAVYEGVYLLGTSIARPLISKHLIDIAKKTGADAIAHGATGKGNDQVRFELSAYALNPDIKIIAPWRDWAFKSRTDLLAFAEQHQIPVAKDKKGEAPFSVDANLLHSSSEGKVLEDPSKEAPEYVHMRTISPEAAPDKATTIKVGFEKGDAVSINGVRMSPATLLAALNNYGRDNGIGRLDLVENRFVGMKSRGVYETPGGTILLSAHRAIESITLDRGAAHLKDDIMPRYAELIYYGFWFSPEREMLQALIDKSQEHVEGEVTLKLYKGNVMVIGRESDKSLYSDKLVTFEDDQGAYDQKDAAGFIKLNALRLRTLAKRNLVK comes from the coding sequence ATGGCATCATACAAAGACGTGAAGAAAGTCGTTCTCGCCTATTCCGGCGGCCTCGACACCTCGATCATCCTGAAGTGGCTGCAGACGGAACTCGGCGCCGAAGTCGTCACCTTCACCGCCGATCTCGGCCAGGGCGAAGAGCTGGAGCCGGCGCGCAAGAAGGCCGAAATGCTCGGCATCAAGGAGATCTATATCGAGGATGTGCGCGAGGAATTCGTACGCGATTTCGTCTTCCCGATGTTCCGCGCCAATGCCGTCTACGAAGGCGTCTACCTGCTCGGCACCTCGATCGCCCGTCCGTTGATTTCCAAGCATCTGATCGATATCGCCAAGAAGACCGGCGCCGATGCGATCGCCCACGGCGCGACCGGCAAGGGCAACGACCAGGTCCGGTTCGAGCTCTCCGCCTATGCCCTGAACCCCGACATCAAGATCATCGCGCCGTGGCGCGACTGGGCGTTCAAGAGCCGCACCGACCTGCTGGCTTTCGCCGAGCAGCATCAGATCCCTGTTGCCAAGGACAAAAAGGGCGAGGCGCCATTCTCCGTCGACGCCAACCTTCTGCATTCCTCTTCCGAGGGCAAGGTTCTCGAGGACCCCTCCAAGGAGGCGCCTGAATATGTGCACATGCGCACCATTTCGCCTGAGGCTGCACCCGACAAGGCAACGACCATCAAGGTCGGCTTCGAAAAGGGTGATGCGGTTTCGATCAACGGCGTGCGCATGAGCCCGGCGACGCTCTTGGCTGCGCTCAACAATTACGGACGAGACAACGGCATCGGTCGTCTCGACCTCGTCGAGAACCGTTTTGTCGGCATGAAGTCGCGCGGCGTCTACGAGACCCCAGGCGGCACCATCCTGCTTTCGGCGCACCGCGCCATTGAATCGATCACGCTCGACCGCGGTGCCGCCCATCTCAAGGACGACATCATGCCGCGTTACGCCGAGCTGATCTATTACGGCTTCTGGTTTTCGCCGGAGCGCGAGATGCTGCAGGCGCTGATCGACAAGAGCCAGGAGCATGTCGAAGGCGAAGTGACGCTGAAGCTCTACAAGGGCAATGTCATGGTCATCGGCCGTGAAAGCGACAAGTCGCTCTATTCCGACAAGCTCGTCACTTTCGAGGATGACCAGGGCGCCTACGACCAGAAGGATGCGGCCGGCTTCATCAAGCTCAACGCGCTGCGCCTGCGCACGCTCGCCAAGCGCAATCTCGTGAAGTAA
- a CDS encoding short-chain dehydrogenase/reductase SDR (PFAM: short-chain dehydrogenase/reductase SDR~KEGG: rec:RHECIAT_CH0004208 probable oxidoreductase protein), which translates to MTNIQDIFKKPNVAVITGGASGIGLAAARYFAGRGMSVAIADLGGDRLADAANELKAIAGEENVMAVETDVASRDSLESLERAVLQRFGRVHVLMNNAGIGPETSIFSPQANWDNIFAVNLMGVINGTRTFGPKMLSHGEPGLIINTGSKQGITTPPGNPAYNISKSGVKVFTEALQHELRNTEGGKISAHLLIPGFVFTGLTKGDRAEKPAAAWTAEQTVDFMVESLERGDFYILCPDNDVARPLDERRMLWAAGDIVENRPPLSRWHKDYADKFKAFLEQK; encoded by the coding sequence GTGACGAATATTCAAGACATTTTCAAGAAGCCCAATGTTGCCGTCATCACCGGCGGCGCCTCCGGCATCGGTCTTGCCGCAGCGAGATATTTCGCCGGACGCGGCATGAGCGTCGCCATCGCCGATCTCGGCGGCGATCGGCTGGCCGACGCGGCCAATGAACTCAAGGCCATTGCCGGCGAGGAAAATGTGATGGCCGTCGAGACCGACGTCGCCAGCAGAGACTCGCTGGAATCGCTCGAGCGCGCCGTGCTCCAGCGTTTCGGCCGTGTGCACGTACTGATGAACAATGCCGGCATCGGCCCGGAAACCTCGATCTTCAGCCCGCAGGCGAACTGGGACAATATCTTTGCCGTCAACCTGATGGGGGTGATCAACGGCACGCGCACCTTCGGCCCGAAGATGCTGTCGCACGGCGAGCCGGGCCTGATCATCAACACCGGCTCCAAGCAGGGCATCACCACGCCGCCCGGCAACCCCGCCTACAACATCTCCAAATCAGGCGTGAAAGTCTTTACCGAAGCGCTGCAGCACGAGCTTCGCAATACCGAAGGCGGAAAGATCTCCGCCCATCTTCTGATCCCAGGCTTCGTCTTCACCGGCCTCACCAAGGGCGACCGCGCCGAAAAACCGGCCGCTGCCTGGACCGCCGAGCAGACGGTCGATTTCATGGTCGAGAGCCTCGAACGCGGCGATTTCTATATTCTCTGCCCCGACAATGACGTCGCGCGTCCTCTCGACGAGCGCCGCATGCTCTGGGCAGCCGGCGATATCGTCGAGAACCGGCCGCCGCTGTCACGCTGGCACAAGGATTATGCCGACAAGTTCAAGGCCTTCCTCGAACAGAAGTAA
- a CDS encoding Lysine exporter protein (LYSE/YGGA) (PFAM: Lysine exporter protein (LYSE/YGGA)~KEGG: rec:RHECIAT_CH0004209 putative amino acid efflux protein, LysE family): MDFLPSLPTLLAFAAATLLLAATPGPDMTLSISRALAQGKKAALFVVVGTSLGIVVHTMLVAFGISALITASPTAFLILKTGGAAYLLWLAVQAIRFGSKLTVAKVEEQKGTPLSNISSGFWVNLLNPKVIIFFMTFLPQFVSAGDPAVTQKLLFFGFCFILIGMPVNASVVFAADWLASWLQNNKKVLRGMDYTFAGVFSVFAAKILLTQAR; this comes from the coding sequence ATGGATTTCCTGCCGAGCCTGCCGACCCTTCTCGCCTTTGCCGCCGCGACGCTGCTGCTCGCGGCAACCCCAGGCCCTGATATGACGCTGTCGATCAGCCGCGCGCTGGCCCAGGGCAAGAAGGCGGCGCTCTTCGTGGTCGTCGGCACCAGCCTCGGCATCGTCGTCCACACCATGCTGGTCGCTTTTGGCATTTCGGCGCTGATCACCGCCTCGCCGACCGCCTTCCTGATCCTGAAGACCGGCGGTGCTGCCTATCTGCTCTGGCTGGCGGTGCAGGCGATCCGTTTCGGCTCGAAGCTCACTGTCGCCAAGGTCGAGGAGCAGAAGGGCACACCACTTTCCAACATCTCCTCGGGCTTCTGGGTCAATCTTCTGAACCCCAAAGTCATCATCTTCTTCATGACCTTCCTGCCGCAATTCGTCAGCGCCGGCGATCCCGCCGTCACCCAAAAGCTGCTCTTTTTCGGCTTCTGCTTCATCCTGATCGGCATGCCGGTCAACGCCAGCGTCGTCTTTGCCGCCGACTGGCTGGCCTCCTGGCTGCAGAACAACAAGAAAGTGCTGCGCGGCATGGACTACACCTTCGCCGGCGTCTTCTCGGTCTTCGCCGCAAAGATCCTGCTCACCCAGGCGCGGTAA
- a CDS encoding hypothetical protein (KEGG: bja:bll6557 hypothetical protein) translates to MFAFRNIITAGVVALTFAATSLTATAPALAHGGGGHGGGGFSRDGGHFGGGAHMGGGNFADRGFGAHHFGGAGHFGGHRDGRFAFHDRNRLFFGDDDYDPEQCQPEWLNRYGHRVLVEVCS, encoded by the coding sequence ATGTTTGCGTTTCGCAATATCATAACAGCAGGAGTTGTTGCGCTGACGTTTGCCGCCACGTCCCTTACAGCGACAGCACCTGCCTTAGCTCACGGCGGCGGAGGCCATGGCGGTGGCGGCTTCTCGCGGGACGGCGGCCACTTCGGCGGTGGTGCGCATATGGGCGGCGGCAATTTCGCCGATCGCGGCTTCGGAGCGCATCATTTCGGCGGAGCCGGCCATTTTGGCGGACATCGCGACGGCCGTTTCGCTTTCCATGATAGAAATCGTCTGTTCTTCGGCGATGACGACTATGACCCGGAACAGTGCCAGCCGGAATGGCTCAACCGGTACGGCCATCGCGTGCTGGTGGAAGTCTGCTCTTGA
- a CDS encoding ABC transporter related (PFAM: ABC transporter related~SMART: AAA ATPase~KEGG: ret:RHE_CH03927 putative ABC transporter, ATP-binding protein), which translates to MINLKNIKVVFGRGTPLQKQALSGVSLTIEEGSFVTVIGSNGAGKSTLLGVLAGDVLASEGQVLIGSADVTRKTTAARAGLVARVFQDPLTGSCGALSIEENLALAARRGERRGLVSALGAKRRDHFRERIAELNLGLENRMKDRMDLLSGGQRQAVSLVMATLAGSEVLLLDEHTAALDPGMAEFIMGLTQKIVSERKLTTLMVTHSMRQALDYGHRTVMLHGGEIVLDVAGDSRKTLQVEDLIAMFRKMRGQTLDDDALLIG; encoded by the coding sequence ATGATCAACCTCAAGAACATCAAGGTCGTCTTCGGGCGCGGCACGCCGCTGCAGAAGCAGGCGCTCTCGGGTGTCAGCCTGACGATCGAGGAAGGCTCCTTCGTCACCGTCATCGGCTCGAACGGCGCTGGTAAATCGACGCTGCTCGGCGTCCTCGCCGGCGATGTGCTGGCGAGCGAAGGGCAGGTGCTGATCGGCAGTGCCGACGTGACGCGCAAGACGACGGCGGCGCGCGCCGGGCTGGTCGCCCGCGTCTTTCAGGACCCGTTGACCGGAAGCTGCGGTGCCTTGTCGATCGAGGAGAACCTGGCGCTTGCGGCGCGGCGCGGCGAGCGGCGCGGGCTTGTTTCGGCGCTTGGCGCAAAACGGCGCGACCATTTTCGCGAGAGGATCGCCGAGCTCAATCTCGGGCTGGAGAACCGCATGAAGGACCGCATGGACCTGCTTTCCGGCGGCCAGCGGCAGGCGGTCTCGCTTGTCATGGCGACGCTGGCGGGCTCGGAGGTGCTGCTGCTCGACGAACATACGGCGGCCCTCGACCCTGGCATGGCGGAATTCATCATGGGCCTGACCCAGAAGATCGTTTCCGAGCGCAAGCTGACGACGCTGATGGTGACGCATTCGATGCGCCAGGCGCTCGATTATGGCCACCGCACCGTGATGCTGCATGGCGGCGAGATCGTGCTCGATGTCGCCGGCGACAGCCGCAAGACATTGCAGGTCGAGGATCTGATCGCGATGTTCCGCAAGATGCGCGGCCAGACGCTGGATGATGACGCGTTGCTGATCGGCTAG